A stretch of the Bacillus sp. FJAT-18017 genome encodes the following:
- a CDS encoding ECF transporter S component, with product MKKLNVKTMVMIGMLSSISYVLMLLNFPLPVFPSYLMIDFSDIPALLAALAFGPLAGVLVELIKNVLDWFMTGSQTGVPVGHIANFAAGILFILPTYYVYDRIKTKKGLSLALISGTVTMAVLMSILNYFLFLPAYTWFLNAPAMADSVALKSVVLFILPFNILKGLIVSLLFLPLYLRMSFWIERQRVLA from the coding sequence TGTAAAAACTATGGTCATGATCGGTATGCTAAGCAGCATATCCTATGTACTTATGCTGCTGAATTTCCCGCTGCCGGTTTTTCCGAGCTACCTAATGATTGATTTCAGTGACATCCCCGCTCTTTTAGCGGCACTTGCTTTTGGCCCGTTGGCCGGAGTGCTGGTGGAATTAATTAAGAATGTACTGGACTGGTTTATGACAGGCAGCCAGACAGGAGTGCCTGTAGGCCATATCGCAAATTTTGCCGCGGGAATTCTGTTCATTTTACCAACCTACTATGTTTATGACAGAATTAAAACAAAAAAAGGCTTGTCTCTGGCGCTGATTTCAGGAACCGTCACTATGGCGGTATTGATGAGCATATTGAATTACTTTTTATTCCTGCCAGCTTATACATGGTTTTTGAATGCCCCTGCAATGGCGGATTCAGTAGCTTTAAAGAGTGTTGTCCTGTTCATATTGCCATTTAATATATTAAAAGGGCTTATTGTTTCCCTATTGTTCCTGCCGCTTTACCTAAGAATGAGTTTTTGGATTGAGAGGCAGCGGGTACTTGCTTAA